GATATAATATCAAGAAAATCATTGAGATTCGAATTTTGCACATTCGTCATATTTTCACTTACTAGATAAAATACTGATGGAGGAGGGAAGAGGGAATTGATTGTCCTTGGACGAGCAAAATCTAGTAAACTACAAGTGCTTGAAGCAATATCTCGTAGGTTAGCACTAAATGATTTTGAATATCCTAAATTTCAAGAAATGTATTTTCGTCAGAGGAAGGGCTACCAAGGAGAATTAAAAGTAGATACTAAATGGAATGAACTAAGAATACCTATAGAACACTATTTACTCTATAATTATGAAACGGTAAATGAAGTAGGGAACACCCATCAAATAGATACAATCATGTTGAGTCCAAATTTTATTTTCATTGTTGAAATTAAAAACATCTCAGGAAAAATTGATTACGATGAAGAGAAACGACAATTTACAAATACAAAAGAGGATGATAGGAAAGAAGTATACTCTAATCCAGTGGATCAAGTAGAAAGACACACACGATTAATTACTAGAATGATGGATTTGGTAGGTATTCAATTGCCAGTTGAAAGTGCAATCGTGTTCAGTAATACATCTACAACCATCGGGCTCATGCCAAAAAGAATCCCGTCATTTCATTTAAGTGGTTTGTACTCACATATGACGATGCTGTTTAAAAAGCATTCTAAACAAGCGGTTTCCATTAAAGAAATGAATGTATTAAAAGATTTTTTATTAGAATCATTGAAAAGAGAACGATGGAAACCAAATATCGATAAACAAAAACTCTTAAATGGAGCAATTTGTGAGCAGTGTAATCAACAAACCATCATGACATATTCTAATGGTCGTTTTATTTGCCCAAAATGTAACACGAAAAGTAAGGAAATCTTGTTGAAAAGTTTGAATGATTATCGATTGTTGTTTAGTCCATGGATATCGAATCGTGCTTTTAAACAATTTTTCAACATCGCATCATCAAAAACATCTTACAAGCTATTAAAATCATTAAATTTACAGAGCTATGGAAATAATCGTGGCAGATTGTATTTCATTCCGGAAGATATACTGTGTTATAAATTAGAGTGAATGTCGATATGGACACAAAATGTATCGATTCAGACACAAAACAGAGCGATAACAAGGATCGTGAAACGAGC
Above is a genomic segment from Lysinibacillus sp. PLM2 containing:
- a CDS encoding nuclease translates to MIVLGRAKSSKLQVLEAISRRLALNDFEYPKFQEMYFRQRKGYQGELKVDTKWNELRIPIEHYLLYNYETVNEVGNTHQIDTIMLSPNFIFIVEIKNISGKIDYDEEKRQFTNTKEDDRKEVYSNPVDQVERHTRLITRMMDLVGIQLPVESAIVFSNTSTTIGLMPKRIPSFHLSGLYSHMTMLFKKHSKQAVSIKEMNVLKDFLLESLKRERWKPNIDKQKLLNGAICEQCNQQTIMTYSNGRFICPKCNTKSKEILLKSLNDYRLLFSPWISNRAFKQFFNIASSKTSYKLLKSLNLQSYGNNRGRLYFIPEDILCYKLE